In Papio anubis isolate 15944 chromosome 20, Panubis1.0, whole genome shotgun sequence, a single window of DNA contains:
- the LOC103875534 gene encoding LOW QUALITY PROTEIN: zinc finger protein 91-like (The sequence of the model RefSeq protein was modified relative to this genomic sequence to represent the inferred CDS: inserted 2 bases in 2 codons; deleted 2 bases in 2 codons; substituted 2 bases at 2 genomic stop codons) gives MHPSRESFKPSKCGLNAPSRDTFVDTKSGAGMLAGFSLTPANLNKFCDVLPKSQWLHKGLWKPYKCEECGKAFNRSSKLSEHKRVHTGEKPYKCEECGKAFYRSSNLMEHKIIHTGEKPYKCEECGKAYGNFSALTKHKVIHTGEKPYKCEECGKAFSKASTLTAXKTIHTGEKPYKCEECGKAFSKASTLTAHKTIHTGEKPYKCEECGSAYVNFSASTLTAHKTIHTGEKPYKCEECGKAFSWPSSLIEHKRSHAGEKPYKCEECGKAFIWSSRLSEHKRIHTGEKPYKCEECGKAFSKASTLTAHKTIHTGEEPYKCEECGKAYGNFSTLIKHKVIHTGEKPYKCEECGKAFSWPSSLIEHKRSHAGEKPYKCEECGKAYGNFSTLTKHKVIHTGEKPYKCEECGKAFSWPSSLFEHKRSHTGEKPYKCEECGKAFNWSSRLTEHKRIHTGEKPYKCEECGKAFXDPQTYRHKRILTKHKVIHTGEKPYKCEECGKAFSCPSSLIEHKRSHAGEKPYKCEECGKAFIWSSRLSEHKRIHTGEKHPQMYEECGTAYVNFSALTKHKVIHTGEKPYKCEECGKAFSKASILTAHKTIHTGEKPYKCEECGKAFNRSSTLTEHRNSYWKRNPTNVEECGKSSHXSSTLTEHKRIHTGEKPCKCEECGKAFSWPSSLSEHKRIHAGEKPYKCEECGKAFSWVSVFNKHKKIHTGKKFYKCEECGKEFNQSSYLTTHKRIHMGEKPYKCEKCGKAFNXFSTLTEHKGIYTEGKPYKCEERGRFFNSSSILTKHKVIHTGGNSYNCVECGKAFNQSLRLTTYKTTHTGQKPYTCEECGKASNRSSILNRHRLIHTREKLQT, from the exons ATGCATCCTTCCCGAGAGTCATTCAAACCTAGCAAGTGTGGTCTCAATGCCCCCAGCAGAGACACTTTCGTTGACACAAAATCCGGGGCAGGAATGTTAGCAGGCTTCAGCCTCACACCTGCAAACCTGAACAAATTTTGCGATGTCCTTCCAAAGAGCCAGTGGCTCCACAAAGGGCTATGG aaaccctacaaatgtgaagaatgtggcaaagctttcaACCGGTCCTCAAAACTTAGTGAACATAAGagagttcatactggagagaaaccctacaaatgtgaagaatgtggcaaagctttctACCGGTCCTCAAACCTTATGgaacataagataattcatactggagagaaaccctacaaatgtgaagaatgtggcaaagcctatGGTAACTTCTCAGCCCTTACTAAACATAaggtaattcatactggagagaaaccctacaaatgtgaagaatgtggcaaagcctttagtaAGGCCTCAACCCTTACTG CCAAGacaattcatactggagagaaaccctacaaatgtgaagaatgtggcaaagcctttagtaAGGCCTCAACCCTTACTGCACACAAGacaattcatactggagagaaaccctacaaatgtgaagaatgtggctcAGCCTATGTTAACTTCTCA GCCTCAACCCTTACTGCACACAAGacaattcatactggagagaaaccctacaaatgtgaagaatgtggaaaagccttcagcTGGCCCTCAAGCCTTATTGAACATAAGAGAAGTCatgctggagagaaaccctacaaatgtgaagaatgtggcaaagccttcatCTGGTCCTCAAGACTTAGtgaacataagagaattcatactggagagaaaccctacaaatgtgaagaatgtggaaaagcctttagTAAGGCCTCAACCCTTACTGCACACAAGACAATTCATACTGGAGAggaaccctacaaatgtgaagaatgtggcaaagcctatGGTAACTTCTCAACCCTTATTAAACATAaggtaattcatactggagagaaaccctacaaatgtgaagaatgtggaaaagccttcagcTGGCCCTCAAGCCTTATTGAACATAAGAGAAGTCatgctggagagaaaccctacaaatgtgaagaatgtggcaaagcctatGGTAACTTCTCAACCCTTACTAAACATAaggtaattcatactggagagaaaccctacaaatgtgaagaatgtggaaaagccttcagcTGGCCCTCAAGCCTTTTTGAACATAAGAGAagtcatactggagagaaaccctataaatgtgaagaatgtggcaaagctttcaACTGGTCCTCAAGACTTACtgaacataagagaattcatactggagagaaaccctacaaatgtgaagaatgtggcaaagctttctAGGATCCTCAAACATACagacataagagaattc TTACTAAACATAaggtaattcatactggagagaaaccctacaaatgtgaagaatgtggaaaagccttcagcTGTCCCTCAAGCCTTATTGAACATAAGAGAAGTCatgctggagagaaaccttacaaatgtgaagaatgtggcaaagccttcatCTGGTCCTCAAGACTTAGtgaacataagagaattcatactggagagaaacac CCACAAATGTATGAAGAATGTGGCACAGCCTATGTTAACTTCTCAGCCCTTACTAAGCATAAGGTAATTCATACTGgggagaaaccctacaaatgtgaagaatgtggcaaagcctttagtaAGGCCTCAATCCTTACTGCACACAAGacaattcatactggagagaaaccctacaaatgtgaagaatgtggcaaagctttcaACCGGTCCTCAACCCTTACAGAACATAGAAATTCATACTGGaaaagaaaccctacaaatgtagAAGAATGTGGCAAAAGCTCAC AGTCCTCAACCCTTACggaacataagagaattcatactggagagaaaccctgcaaatgtgaagaatgtggaaaagccttcagcTGGCCCTCAAGCCTTAGTGAACACAAGAGAATTCatgctggagagaaaccctacaaatgtgaagaatgtggcaaagcctttagctGGGTCTCAGTCttcaataaacataagaaaattcatactggaaagaaattctacaaatgtgaagaatgtggtaaAGAGTTCAACCAATCCTCATACCTTACTACTCATAAGAGAATTCATATGGGA gaaaaaccctacaaatgtgaaaaatgtggcaaagctttcAATTAGTTCTCAACCCTTACTGAACATAAGGGAATTTATACAGAAgggaaaccctacaaatgtgaagaacgTGGCAGATTTTTTAACTCTTCCTCAATCCTTACTAAACATAAGGTAATTCATACTGGAGGGAATTCCTACAATTGTGtggaatgtggcaaagcctttaaccaGTCCTTAAGGCTTACCACATATAAGACAACTCATACTGGACAGAAACCATacacatgtgaagaatgtgggaaagcctcTAACAGATCCTCAATTCTTAACAGACACAGGCTAATTCATACTAGAGAGAAACTACAAACCTGA